The following nucleotide sequence is from Bacteroidia bacterium.
TTTAGTAATAAAATGCTTAAAGTTTAATTTTTCATCATAATACAGATGATACCCTGCTTGCATAATTAATTCACATAGTTCCCCGTCACCACCAGCAGAAAGAGTATTTCCTTTACGGTCAGAGAGTATAGAATGAAAGCCTTGATTGTAAATCTTTTTCAGTACTGAGGCTCTTACAGCCATACCTGCCCCCCATATAAATCTTCGTTGATCTACAATTCCAGAGCGAGTAGCTTGCTTGCCAATGGCATATCCACCTATGTATTTGAGTAACCATGGTGGGGGAGGCTCTTCAAATATTCCTTCACTTTGTCCTCCCATGGCTCCTACGTCAGGCATTTGCTGAAAATTCTGATATACAATAGAAAGATAGTCTGGCGCTAGCCAGTTGTCATCATCACAAAAGATAATATATTCATACTGAGCATTTAAAATACCACAGTGCCTTGCAAAATTTAAACCCAACTGAGGCTCGTAAATTACTCTTATAGGTGTAGGAGAGTTAAGCTGTTTCCAAACATTTTGCGCAACATAGGAGGTGCTGTCGGTGGAGCCATTATCTATTACAATAATTTCCCACGCACCAGAAAAATCTTGCTCAGAAAGATGTTTGAGTGTTGTTGGTAATTTATTCTCACTATTATAGCAACATATAACCACTGAAATTCCCTGCTGCATCATTATTTCTTGCTTTTACATAAGTAATCATACAACTCTATTTCGGGATACATATTTATGTGTTCCTTAATGTATTGATGTGCTGCTATTCCCATCTGTTCCCAATGGTTGCGGCTTTCCCATGCCTTTTCCATAGCATTGGACAAATACCGCAAAGTTGGTGCTTCTGCTATAAAGCCTCTTTCTTGATCATACCCTACTAACTTTGCATTGTCTCCTACATCCGTTACTACTGAAGGTCTTCCGCATATCATAGCTTCTTGCAAAGATAATGGAGTACCTTCACTAATAGAAGGAAGTATATTAATGTGGTTAGTTTGCCATATTTTTTTTATGTCTTTCACATGTCCATGAAAATATACACGGTGGGCGATTCCTAAGTTTTCGGCGAGACATTTTAAATATTGATAAGAGGGACCTGAGCCATATAAATTAAGTTGCCAATTGCGATTTTTCCAATGAGGTTGAGCTAACACTTCTAAGAGTAAATCCTGACCTTTTATATTTGCTTCTAAACGGGCAACGCATGCCATTTGATAACATTCATTAGGAGACGGATACGTTATGAGATCGTAATGTTTTAAACTGGGAGCATTTCCAATGAGACGCGAGTTA
It contains:
- a CDS encoding glycosyltransferase, translating into MTAAQWGGSEELWSAAAAYALSKGDEIIISVYDQMSNAPQIVELVNKGAHLHTRALFKNPELIPPLIKRAFNFIKRKLIPPKPPAFSLQPILDFQPDVLCINQGDTYAAALDPEVIKLVAYNIPYVLISQFNREISVFQDIQRIEQVKKFCLGANYFLFVSERNFQIAKRQLFNSMRNSRLIGNAPSLKHYDLITYPSPNECYQMACVARLEANIKGQDLLLEVLAQPHWKNRNWQLNLYGSGPSYQYLKCLAENLGIAHRVYFHGHVKDIKKIWQTNHINILPSISEGTPLSLQEAMICGRPSVVTDVGDNAKLVGYDQERGFIAEAPTLRYLSNAMEKAWESRNHWEQMGIAAHQYIKEHINMYPEIELYDYLCKSKK
- a CDS encoding glycosyltransferase; the protein is MMQQGISVVICCYNSENKLPTTLKHLSEQDFSGAWEIIVIDNGSTDSTSYVAQNVWKQLNSPTPIRVIYEPQLGLNFARHCGILNAQYEYIIFCDDDNWLAPDYLSIVYQNFQQMPDVGAMGGQSEGIFEEPPPPWLLKYIGGYAIGKQATRSGIVDQRRFIWGAGMAVRASVLKKIYNQGFHSILSDRKGNTLSAGGDGELCELIMQAGYHLYYDEKLNFKHFITKNRLSWSYVCKLYYGFGQSHWFLSLYKYVFNHRSSKRPFICDMLYLINSVNLLIRELFNFSYKEWIAFFLKPSLVYDRRIVMEMKIGKLFSILTSICSYRRSVLSIHQLRKTS